DNA from Bacillota bacterium:
ATGAAATACAATTTGGCAGGGGGAATCGAAATGCGTCATAGAGTGACCCTTATCCCCGGGGATGGGACAGGTCCAGAATTAATGGATGTAGCAGTTAAGGTGCTTGAGGCCACCGGAGTCGAGTTTGACTGGGAT
Protein-coding regions in this window:
- a CDS encoding NAD-dependent isocitrate dehydrogenase; its protein translation is MRHRVTLIPGDGTGPELMDVAVKVLEATGVEFDWD